Proteins encoded together in one Corynebacterium liangguodongii window:
- a CDS encoding S66 family peptidase — MKTNQIVFHEKPNEMTRSDIVRSHIAVVAPSLQAALIGPAVHKQAMRRITSEFGFPPVEYPSVREALSAQQRADDINSASTQQNCKAIFAVAGGNDSITLLKYLDRNALSTSRTPFVGYSDNTAIHNFLWKLGRTSYYGGSTQIQLGPGPSVDPIQSGSIKNVLKGKGSLELLRPSHYEVRGKDWHSPLALTEGGLRSPYPEYLWAGDPKITKGRSWGGCVQTLLQLAVMNELPTPRQLRDAILFLELSDEHLGDGNVLKLVRAFGEAGYFNAVGAILFGLPPHSISQGPAKLAVPNPSAATNLLSAVSSEIGRYNDKLPRVLGVPIGHLRPQYVIPYGGTIEVDSINRTVRVYYEPC, encoded by the coding sequence ATGAAGACTAACCAGATTGTTTTTCACGAAAAGCCGAATGAAATGACGAGATCTGATATAGTCCGGAGCCACATCGCTGTGGTAGCCCCTTCCTTGCAAGCCGCACTCATCGGCCCGGCTGTGCACAAGCAGGCTATGCGGAGAATTACTTCCGAGTTCGGGTTTCCACCCGTCGAGTATCCATCAGTCAGAGAAGCACTTTCCGCACAACAAAGAGCGGACGATATTAATAGCGCAAGTACACAGCAAAATTGTAAGGCTATTTTCGCTGTAGCCGGCGGGAACGACTCAATTACATTACTGAAGTATCTCGATCGGAATGCCCTATCCACCAGCAGAACGCCATTTGTGGGATACTCCGATAATACAGCAATCCACAATTTTTTATGGAAGTTAGGCAGAACCAGCTACTACGGGGGTTCAACGCAGATTCAACTCGGACCAGGGCCCTCTGTAGATCCGATTCAATCAGGTTCGATTAAAAACGTGCTGAAAGGAAAGGGCTCTCTTGAGCTTCTAAGACCTAGCCACTACGAGGTAAGAGGAAAGGACTGGCATTCTCCTCTTGCTTTAACGGAGGGCGGGCTCCGATCTCCTTACCCCGAGTACCTTTGGGCAGGTGACCCCAAGATTACTAAAGGTCGCTCATGGGGAGGGTGCGTGCAAACACTCCTTCAGCTAGCAGTAATGAATGAGCTTCCGACCCCGCGACAATTGCGCGACGCAATCCTTTTCCTTGAGCTTTCTGATGAACATTTAGGAGATGGCAACGTTCTCAAACTTGTGAGAGCTTTCGGAGAAGCGGGATACTTCAATGCGGTAGGAGCCATCCTTTTCGGTCTTCCGCCACATTCAATAAGTCAAGGGCCCGCGAAATTAGCCGTACCTAATCCAAGTGCAGCAACCAACCTCCTTAGTGCCGTTTCTAGTGAAATAGGAAGATACAACGATAAGCTGCCTAGGGTTTTGGGTGTTCCCATAGGCCATCTACGCCCTCAATACGTAATTCCCTACGGAGGGACAATAGAGGTCGATAGTATAAACAGAACAGTGAGGGTATATTATGAGCCTTGCTAA
- a CDS encoding helix-turn-helix domain-containing protein, whose translation MTKLYAGGRIRTVRRQHGLTQAEMARRIGISPSYLNQLENDQRPLTATVLVDLSRAFGLDPATFSGAEQRRTLSELSALLPRIPLEALREVSTRYPDLAEAIISLPASREETNPYTQVRTFFQKNRNYFDDLDRAAERLAAGARGRQARLTSLAAGFDKHLGYTVRFNQVGEGPRSLVDTTSREVRLRAGLTEAQQCFELAYHFGLMAHGALIDAHLDAHGWPPGASISIARHGLAQYFAAAVTMPYSEILAAAVETRYDIEIISARFGTSFESTCQRLGTLQRPGASAVPFFFIRTDRAGNISKRQSTTSFPFALSDGTCPLWVVHRAFETPNRVTRQVSVMPDGGLYLWVARMVQGPTSGFGVPRQENAVALGCDIEHAESLVYADGLDLRPGSATPIGPGCETCPRTTCPQRAFPLLHPASV comes from the coding sequence GTGACAAAGCTCTACGCGGGGGGAAGGATCCGGACGGTACGCCGCCAACACGGCCTCACCCAGGCCGAGATGGCCCGGCGCATCGGAATCTCCCCCAGCTACCTCAACCAGCTCGAAAACGACCAGCGCCCGCTCACCGCCACCGTCCTCGTCGATCTCTCCCGGGCCTTCGGGCTCGACCCGGCGACATTTTCCGGCGCGGAGCAACGCCGCACCCTCTCCGAGCTCTCCGCGCTCCTTCCCCGCATTCCCCTCGAAGCGCTGCGCGAGGTGAGCACCCGCTACCCCGACCTCGCCGAGGCGATCATCTCCCTGCCCGCCAGCCGGGAGGAGACCAACCCCTACACGCAGGTCCGCACCTTCTTTCAGAAAAACCGCAACTACTTCGACGACCTCGACCGCGCCGCCGAGCGACTCGCGGCCGGCGCGCGCGGGCGCCAGGCGCGCCTGACCAGCCTGGCGGCGGGCTTCGACAAACACCTCGGCTACACCGTGCGCTTCAACCAGGTCGGCGAGGGCCCGCGCTCGCTCGTCGACACCACCTCGCGCGAGGTGCGCCTGCGCGCGGGGCTTACTGAGGCGCAGCAGTGCTTCGAGCTGGCCTACCACTTCGGGCTCATGGCGCACGGCGCGCTTATCGACGCCCACCTCGACGCACACGGCTGGCCCCCGGGGGCGTCGATAAGCATCGCGCGCCACGGGCTCGCCCAGTACTTCGCCGCCGCCGTCACCATGCCCTACAGCGAGATCCTCGCCGCCGCCGTGGAAACCCGCTACGACATCGAGATCATCTCGGCGCGCTTCGGCACCAGCTTCGAGTCGACCTGCCAGCGGCTGGGCACGCTGCAGCGCCCCGGCGCGAGCGCGGTGCCTTTCTTCTTCATCCGCACCGACCGCGCCGGCAACATCTCCAAGCGCCAGTCCACCACGTCGTTCCCCTTCGCGCTGAGCGACGGCACCTGCCCACTGTGGGTCGTCCACCGCGCCTTCGAGACCCCCAACCGCGTAACCAGACAGGTCTCCGTCATGCCGGACGGCGGCCTCTACCTCTGGGTCGCCCGCATGGTCCAGGGCCCTACCTCAGGATTCGGGGTGCCCCGCCAAGAAAACGCGGTCGCGCTCGGCTGCGACATCGAGCACGCCGAAAGCCTCGTCTACGCCGACGGGCTCGACCTGCGGCCCGGCTCCGCCACCCCGATCGGCCCGGGCTGCGAAACCTGCCCTCGCACCACCTGCCCGCAGCGGGCGTTTCCGCTGCTGCACCCGGCTTCCGTCTAA
- the prpD gene encoding 2-methylcitrate dehydratase PrpD yields MIDHEVRTRRSAEEFPVEEHLAYKVAKVAADPVEVPEDTKEMIINRIIDNASVAVASYARRPVTSARVMAQAHPVDKGGAPVFGIDGRYSAEWAALANGTAVRELDYHDTFLAAEYSHPGDNIPPILAVAQHKGLGGKALIRGIATGYEIQVNLVKGISLHEFKIDHVAHLGPSVAAGIGTMLDLDVETIYQAVGQALHTTTATRQSRKGLISSWKAYAPAFAGKMAIESVDRAMRGEGAPAPIWEGEDGVIAWLLHSPERTYIVPLPADGEEKRAILETYTKEHSAEYQAQAPIDLARRMKATIADAGKTTAEIESIVLHTSHHTHYVIGTGANDPQKMDPTASRETLDHSIMYMFAVALEDGTWHHIDSYTPERAGRPETVALWHKISTVEDPEWTRRYHSTDPNEKAFGAKAVITFADGSVIQDELAVADAHPLGARPFGREDYIAKFRTLAAGIVAEEEQERFLAAVQDLENLTDLSELNVRVTDEAASKAPTTPEGIF; encoded by the coding sequence ATGATCGACCACGAAGTTCGCACCCGCCGGTCCGCCGAGGAGTTCCCCGTCGAGGAACACCTGGCCTACAAGGTGGCCAAGGTCGCCGCCGACCCGGTCGAGGTCCCGGAGGATACCAAGGAGATGATCATCAACAGGATCATCGACAACGCCTCCGTCGCCGTCGCCTCGTATGCGCGCCGCCCCGTCACCTCCGCGCGCGTCATGGCGCAGGCCCACCCCGTCGACAAGGGCGGCGCCCCTGTCTTCGGCATCGACGGCCGCTACTCCGCCGAGTGGGCGGCGCTGGCCAACGGCACCGCCGTGCGCGAGCTGGACTACCACGACACCTTCCTCGCCGCCGAGTACTCACACCCGGGCGATAACATCCCGCCGATCCTCGCCGTCGCCCAGCACAAGGGGCTGGGTGGCAAGGCGCTCATCCGCGGCATCGCCACCGGCTACGAGATCCAGGTCAACCTGGTCAAGGGCATCTCCCTGCACGAGTTCAAGATCGACCACGTCGCCCACCTCGGCCCTTCGGTCGCCGCCGGCATCGGTACCATGCTCGACCTCGATGTGGAGACCATTTACCAGGCCGTGGGCCAGGCGCTGCACACCACCACCGCCACGCGCCAGTCCCGCAAGGGGCTGATCTCCTCGTGGAAGGCCTACGCCCCGGCGTTCGCAGGGAAGATGGCCATCGAGTCCGTCGACCGCGCGATGCGCGGCGAGGGCGCCCCGGCCCCGATCTGGGAGGGCGAGGACGGCGTCATCGCCTGGCTGCTGCACTCCCCGGAGCGCACCTACATCGTGCCGCTGCCTGCAGACGGCGAGGAAAAGCGGGCGATCCTGGAGACCTACACCAAGGAGCACTCCGCTGAGTACCAGGCGCAGGCCCCGATCGACCTGGCCCGCCGCATGAAGGCCACCATCGCAGACGCAGGTAAGACCACCGCGGAGATCGAATCGATCGTCTTGCACACCTCGCACCACACGCACTACGTCATCGGCACCGGCGCGAACGACCCGCAGAAGATGGACCCGACGGCCTCGCGCGAGACGCTCGACCACTCGATTATGTACATGTTCGCCGTGGCGCTGGAGGATGGCACCTGGCACCACATCGACTCCTACACCCCGGAGCGCGCCGGCAGGCCGGAGACCGTGGCGCTGTGGCACAAGATCTCCACCGTCGAGGACCCGGAGTGGACCCGCCGCTACCACTCCACCGACCCGAACGAGAAGGCGTTCGGCGCCAAGGCCGTCATCACCTTCGCAGACGGTTCGGTGATCCAGGACGAGCTCGCGGTTGCTGACGCCCACCCGCTCGGCGCCCGCCCGTTCGGCCGCGAGGACTACATCGCGAAGTTCCGCACACTGGCCGCCGGCATCGTCGCCGAGGAGGAGCAGGAGCGCTTCCTCGCCGCAGTCCAGGACCTGGAGAACCTCACCGACTTGAGCGAGCTCAACGTTCGCGTCACGGACGAAGCCGCGTCGAAGGCCCCGACCACCCCGGAGGGGATCTTCTGA
- the prpB gene encoding methylisocitrate lyase, translating to MFTPEVTAHGRRQALRESLASETITKLPGAFSPLVARLIEDIGGFEGVYVSGAVVANDLGLPDIGLTTLTEVAARSRQIARVTTLPVLVDADTGFGEPMSAARTVAEFEAAGVAALHLEDQVNPKRCGHLDGKEVVPRDLMLRRITAAVRERSDDAFVICARTDAAGIEGIDAAIERAKAYADAGADLIFTEALYSEADFEKFRAAVDVPLLANMTEFGKTDLIPAGRLEEIGYNAVIWPVTTFRVAMGQTEAMLREIAQTGTQEPWLDRMQHRSRLYELVRYDEYNQFDQSVFTYSAETYSKTFEN from the coding sequence ATGTTTACCCCGGAGGTCACGGCCCACGGGCGTCGCCAAGCGCTGCGCGAGTCGCTCGCCTCTGAGACGATCACGAAGCTGCCCGGCGCGTTCTCGCCGCTCGTGGCCAGGCTCATCGAGGACATCGGCGGGTTCGAGGGTGTCTACGTCTCCGGCGCGGTGGTGGCCAACGACTTGGGCCTGCCCGACATCGGGCTGACAACGCTGACCGAGGTGGCCGCCCGCTCGCGCCAGATCGCGCGCGTGACCACCCTGCCCGTGCTTGTCGACGCCGACACCGGCTTCGGCGAGCCCATGAGCGCGGCGCGCACCGTCGCCGAGTTCGAGGCGGCCGGCGTGGCCGCGCTCCACCTAGAGGACCAGGTGAACCCGAAGCGCTGCGGCCACCTGGACGGCAAGGAAGTGGTCCCGCGGGACCTCATGCTGCGGCGCATCACTGCCGCGGTGCGCGAACGCAGCGATGACGCCTTCGTGATCTGCGCGCGTACCGACGCCGCCGGGATCGAGGGCATCGATGCGGCGATCGAGCGCGCCAAGGCGTACGCGGACGCCGGAGCCGACCTCATCTTCACCGAGGCGCTGTATTCGGAGGCGGACTTTGAGAAGTTCCGCGCCGCGGTCGACGTGCCGCTCCTGGCCAACATGACGGAGTTTGGCAAGACCGACCTCATCCCGGCCGGGCGGCTCGAGGAGATCGGCTACAACGCCGTGATCTGGCCGGTGACCACCTTCCGCGTCGCGATGGGCCAGACCGAGGCGATGTTGCGCGAGATCGCCCAGACAGGCACCCAGGAGCCCTGGCTGGACCGCATGCAGCACCGCTCCCGCCTGTACGAGCTCGTGCGTTACGACGAATACAACCAGTTCGACCAGTCGGTGTTTACCTACAGCGCCGAGACCTATTCCAAGACTTTTGAGAACTAA
- a CDS encoding bifunctional 2-methylcitrate synthase/citrate synthase, with protein sequence MTDQEVRKGLYGVVADYTKISKVNPETNSLLYQGYPVHELAERASFEEVALLLWNGELPTADELAEFRSVTAARRGLDQALIDVILAMPTDCHPMDVLRTAVSFIGANDPEKFTVDAAHIRDAATTLFAKLPTIVALDIRRRRGEGYIEPDPAKGYSENFLWMVFGDGEGSPATVASDIEAFEKSMVLYAEHSFNASTFTARVITSTNSDTYSAVAGAIGALKGPLHGGANEFVMHNFVEVGDPANAEAWTLDKLSKKELVMGFGHRVYKKGDSRVPTMEACFKKLASEHPEKDSAKWVEIYDIMAKTMYDNTSIHIMPNLDFPAGPAYYILGFDIEFFTPLFVMSRITGWTAHIIEQFENPTIIRPLAAYNGPDERHVPQR encoded by the coding sequence ATGACCGACCAAGAAGTGCGCAAGGGCCTCTACGGCGTCGTCGCCGACTACACCAAGATTTCCAAGGTCAACCCCGAAACCAACTCGCTGCTCTACCAGGGCTACCCGGTCCACGAGCTCGCCGAGCGGGCCTCCTTCGAGGAGGTCGCCCTGCTGCTGTGGAACGGCGAGCTGCCGACCGCCGACGAACTTGCCGAGTTCCGCTCCGTCACCGCCGCGCGGCGTGGCCTGGATCAGGCGCTTATCGACGTCATTCTGGCCATGCCGACCGACTGCCACCCCATGGACGTCCTGCGCACCGCGGTGTCCTTCATCGGCGCGAACGACCCGGAGAAGTTCACCGTGGACGCGGCCCACATCCGCGATGCGGCCACGACGCTTTTTGCCAAGCTGCCGACCATCGTCGCCCTCGACATCCGGCGCCGCCGCGGGGAGGGCTACATCGAGCCGGACCCCGCCAAGGGGTACTCGGAGAACTTCCTGTGGATGGTCTTCGGCGATGGTGAGGGGTCCCCGGCCACGGTTGCCTCGGATATCGAGGCGTTTGAGAAGTCGATGGTGCTCTACGCCGAGCACTCGTTCAACGCCTCGACGTTTACCGCGCGCGTGATTACCTCGACGAACTCGGACACCTACTCGGCTGTGGCGGGTGCGATTGGTGCGTTGAAGGGCCCGTTGCATGGCGGTGCGAACGAGTTTGTCATGCACAACTTCGTGGAGGTGGGTGACCCGGCCAACGCGGAGGCGTGGACGCTGGACAAGCTCAGTAAGAAGGAGCTTGTTATGGGCTTCGGGCACCGCGTGTACAAGAAGGGTGATTCGCGTGTGCCGACGATGGAGGCTTGTTTTAAGAAGCTTGCTTCCGAGCATCCGGAGAAGGACTCTGCGAAGTGGGTCGAGATCTACGACATCATGGCCAAGACCATGTATGACAACACCTCGATCCACATCATGCCGAACCTGGATTTCCCGGCCGGGCCGGCCTATTACATCCTCGGTTTTGATATCGAGTTCTTCACCCCGCTGTTCGTCATGTCGCGGATTACCGGGTGGACCGCGCACATTATCGAGCAGTTTGAAAACCCGACGATTATTCGCCCCCTGGCCGCCTACAACGGGCCGGACGAGCGGCACGTGCCGCAGCGGTAG
- a CDS encoding M20 metallopeptidase family protein — protein sequence MSQHDLASLYDAIDNAARDINDSVVEWRHHVHQYPELSNRESETAAYIVERLNEIGIDEREITTGLAGHGVVAFIRGRAEGEGSARTVLLRADIDALPVKENSGEDFASEQVDSDYPGGPFPIAHACGHDTHVAMLLGAAKVLFDLRDAIHGDIMLVFQPAEEGPPLGEDGGADLMIQDMEEQGLLDAAPSMAFGIHIGPGPVGFIGYGRGIQNAASETVKITVTGEQVHGSTPWQGIDPMPAVGDILSNIGQIYRQIDVKERFTVSLGHVVDQGRFNIVGNQVEIWGTVRSLTTEVVEDINERIARYVEHLAAAHGCTGTVEFFDQVPPVVNAPEWIDAILPTYERVAGDNPVVQLPAAMGYDDVSEFIARFGGVYALLGGQDVRLGADGTIEKTSEDSRGLVPNHSPKFYVNDDALVYGVRLHAHVAVDHLMGELNAEVEGTEDNA from the coding sequence GTGAGCCAGCATGACCTCGCGTCGCTTTACGACGCCATCGATAACGCAGCCCGCGACATCAACGACTCCGTCGTTGAATGGCGCCACCACGTGCACCAATACCCGGAGCTTTCCAACCGCGAATCGGAAACGGCCGCCTATATCGTCGAGCGCCTGAACGAGATCGGCATCGACGAGCGCGAGATCACCACGGGCCTGGCCGGCCACGGCGTCGTTGCCTTCATCCGCGGTCGTGCCGAAGGCGAGGGCAGTGCGCGCACCGTCTTGTTGCGTGCTGATATCGACGCGCTCCCGGTCAAGGAGAACTCCGGCGAGGACTTCGCCTCCGAACAGGTCGACAGCGACTATCCCGGTGGCCCCTTTCCCATCGCCCACGCCTGCGGCCACGACACCCATGTGGCCATGCTGCTGGGCGCGGCAAAGGTCCTCTTCGACCTCCGCGATGCTATCCACGGCGACATCATGCTCGTCTTCCAACCCGCGGAAGAGGGCCCGCCGCTTGGCGAGGACGGCGGAGCCGACCTCATGATCCAAGACATGGAGGAGCAAGGCCTACTCGACGCCGCGCCGTCGATGGCCTTCGGCATCCACATCGGCCCCGGCCCGGTGGGCTTCATTGGTTACGGCCGCGGCATCCAAAACGCCGCCTCCGAGACGGTGAAGATCACCGTCACCGGCGAGCAAGTCCACGGCTCCACCCCCTGGCAGGGCATCGACCCCATGCCGGCCGTGGGCGATATTTTGAGCAACATCGGCCAGATCTACCGCCAAATCGACGTCAAGGAACGCTTCACCGTCTCGCTGGGGCACGTCGTCGACCAGGGCCGCTTCAACATCGTGGGCAACCAGGTGGAGATCTGGGGCACGGTGCGCTCCCTGACCACCGAGGTTGTCGAGGACATCAACGAGCGCATCGCTCGCTACGTCGAACACCTCGCCGCCGCCCACGGGTGCACCGGCACGGTCGAGTTTTTCGACCAGGTCCCGCCGGTGGTCAACGCGCCCGAGTGGATCGACGCCATCTTGCCCACGTACGAGCGAGTCGCCGGGGACAACCCGGTGGTCCAGCTCCCCGCGGCGATGGGTTACGACGACGTCTCCGAGTTCATCGCCCGCTTCGGCGGCGTCTACGCACTCCTCGGCGGCCAGGACGTGCGCCTTGGTGCCGACGGGACAATCGAGAAGACCAGCGAGGATTCCCGCGGGCTCGTGCCCAACCACAGCCCGAAGTTCTACGTCAACGACGACGCACTCGTCTACGGGGTGCGCCTCCACGCGCACGTCGCGGTGGACCACCTGATGGGCGAACTCAACGCCGAGGTGGAGGGCACCGAGGACAACGCCTAA
- a CDS encoding pyruvate carboxylase, with amino-acid sequence MPGPLPNFSKVLVANRGEIAVRAFRAAFETGAKTVAVYPREDRNSFHRPFADEAVQIGTEGQPVRAYLDIDEIIEAAKKTGADAIYPGYGFLSERADLARACREAGITFIGPSPETLDLTGDKAEATRAAERAGLPTLKDSEPSDDPATIAAYAEEFDFPVFIKAVAGGGGRGMRFVERRQDVEKLAAEASREAEAAFGDARVYVEQAVISPQHIEVQILADSHGNVMHLFERDCSLQRRHQKVVEIAPAQHITPAQREAICADAVKFCQSINYEGAGTVEFLVDEEGNHVFIEMNPRVQVEHTVTEEVTGVDIVRSQLYIAAGASLEDLGLSQDEVSLTGAALQCRITTEDPSNGFRPDSGRITSYRSPGGAGVRLDGSVSVGTEITPSFDSLLVKMTCRGKDFHVAVDRALRALNEFTVTGVSTNIAFLRLLLSEPDFRYKRINTSFIPDHPQLLETPAAPDEVGRILDYVASVTVNQPNGPRPTDIAPSKKLPELDYGETPRGSRDDLLELGPKKWAEKLRAQTALGVTETTFRDAHQSLLATRIRTNTLVAAAKHVGHLTPQLVSVEAWGGATFDVAMRFLHESPWMRLDEIREALPNVNIQMLLRGRNTVGYTPYPDSVTRAFVVEAARSGIDIFRIFDALNDVTQMRPAIDAVLETGTTVAEVAMAYSGNLLDPAEDLYTLDYYLRLAEQIVETGAHVLAIKDMAGLLRPAAAAKLVTALRERFDLPVHVHTHDTAGGQLATYLAAAAAGADAVDVASAPLAGTTSQPSMSALVAAFAHTERDTGISLEAVFDLEPYWEAVRQVYAPFESGIPGPTGRVYKHEIPGGQLSNLRTQAVALGLGDRFELIEDTYAGVNEILGRPTKVTPSSKVVGDLALHLVGVGVDPQTFAENPRKFDIPDSVIGFLQGELGTPPGGWPLLRDKALADRQVINRTVEVPAELAADLDSADAQVRRAALNKLLFPKQYEEYLEHRRTFGITDQLSDKTFFYGLVEGEENLIYYGEVGEDKTPLVVRLEAIGDVDDKGMRQVILTVNGQVRPLRVRDESAESSVAEVEKADSSNPGHVAAPFAGVVTVTVGVGDEVSEGDQVASIEAMKMEAAISAPRSGVVERVALKQATKVEGGDLVLVIS; translated from the coding sequence ATGCCTGGCCCATTGCCTAACTTTTCTAAGGTGCTCGTTGCCAACCGCGGCGAGATCGCGGTGCGCGCGTTCCGCGCCGCGTTCGAGACCGGGGCGAAGACGGTTGCCGTCTACCCGCGCGAGGACCGCAACTCTTTCCATCGCCCGTTCGCCGACGAGGCAGTCCAAATCGGCACCGAGGGCCAGCCTGTGCGCGCCTACCTCGACATCGACGAAATCATCGAGGCGGCGAAGAAGACCGGGGCGGACGCGATCTACCCCGGATACGGGTTCCTCTCGGAGCGCGCCGACCTCGCCAGGGCGTGCCGCGAGGCCGGGATCACGTTCATCGGCCCGTCGCCGGAGACCTTAGACCTGACGGGGGATAAGGCGGAGGCAACGCGGGCGGCCGAGCGGGCGGGGCTGCCGACGCTAAAGGACTCCGAGCCCTCCGACGATCCCGCCACGATTGCCGCCTACGCCGAGGAGTTCGACTTCCCGGTCTTTATCAAGGCGGTCGCAGGCGGCGGTGGCCGCGGGATGCGGTTCGTGGAGCGCAGGCAGGACGTCGAAAAGCTTGCCGCGGAGGCCTCGCGCGAGGCGGAAGCCGCGTTCGGCGACGCCCGCGTCTACGTCGAGCAGGCGGTGATCAGTCCGCAGCACATCGAGGTGCAGATCCTCGCGGACTCCCACGGCAACGTCATGCACCTCTTCGAGCGCGATTGCTCGCTGCAGCGCCGTCACCAAAAGGTCGTCGAGATCGCGCCGGCCCAGCACATCACGCCCGCGCAGCGCGAGGCGATCTGCGCAGACGCCGTGAAGTTCTGCCAGTCGATCAACTACGAGGGCGCGGGCACGGTGGAGTTTCTTGTCGACGAAGAAGGAAACCACGTCTTCATCGAGATGAACCCGCGCGTCCAGGTCGAGCACACGGTGACGGAGGAGGTCACCGGCGTCGACATCGTGCGCTCCCAGCTCTACATCGCCGCCGGTGCCTCGCTGGAAGACCTCGGGCTGAGCCAGGATGAGGTCTCGCTCACCGGTGCGGCCTTGCAATGCCGCATTACCACGGAGGACCCCTCCAACGGCTTCCGCCCGGACTCCGGCCGGATCACCAGCTACCGCTCCCCGGGCGGGGCGGGCGTGCGTCTCGACGGCTCCGTGAGCGTGGGCACCGAGATCACCCCGAGCTTTGATTCGCTCCTAGTGAAGATGACCTGCCGCGGCAAGGATTTCCACGTTGCCGTCGACCGCGCACTGCGCGCGCTCAACGAGTTCACCGTCACCGGCGTGTCCACCAACATCGCCTTTTTGCGCCTGCTGCTCTCCGAGCCGGATTTCCGCTACAAGCGCATCAACACGAGCTTTATCCCGGACCATCCGCAGCTGCTGGAAACCCCCGCCGCGCCCGACGAGGTGGGCCGAATTCTGGATTACGTCGCCTCGGTGACGGTGAACCAGCCCAACGGCCCGCGCCCGACCGACATCGCCCCGTCGAAGAAGCTCCCCGAACTCGACTACGGCGAGACCCCGCGGGGCTCGCGCGACGATCTCCTCGAGCTCGGGCCGAAGAAGTGGGCGGAGAAGCTGCGCGCTCAGACGGCCCTCGGCGTGACCGAGACAACCTTCCGCGACGCGCACCAATCGCTGCTTGCCACCCGCATTCGCACCAACACGCTGGTCGCCGCGGCGAAGCACGTCGGCCACCTCACCCCGCAGCTGGTCTCCGTCGAGGCCTGGGGCGGGGCGACCTTCGACGTGGCCATGCGCTTCCTCCACGAGTCGCCCTGGATGCGTCTCGACGAAATCCGCGAAGCCCTGCCGAACGTAAACATCCAGATGCTCCTGCGCGGGCGCAACACCGTCGGCTACACCCCCTACCCGGACAGCGTGACCAGGGCGTTCGTCGTCGAGGCGGCGCGCAGCGGCATCGACATCTTCCGCATCTTCGACGCGCTTAACGACGTCACCCAGATGCGCCCTGCCATCGACGCAGTGCTGGAGACGGGCACCACCGTCGCCGAGGTTGCCATGGCGTATTCGGGTAACCTCCTCGACCCGGCCGAGGACCTCTACACACTGGACTACTACCTACGCCTGGCCGAGCAGATCGTCGAGACCGGGGCCCACGTGCTCGCGATTAAGGACATGGCGGGGCTTTTGCGCCCGGCCGCGGCCGCGAAGCTCGTCACCGCCCTGCGCGAGCGTTTCGATCTGCCGGTGCACGTGCACACCCACGACACCGCCGGCGGCCAGCTGGCCACCTACCTCGCGGCTGCGGCCGCCGGCGCCGATGCGGTCGATGTTGCCTCGGCCCCGTTGGCGGGCACGACCTCGCAGCCTTCCATGTCGGCGCTCGTGGCCGCTTTCGCCCACACCGAGCGCGATACCGGCATCTCGCTCGAGGCCGTATTCGACCTCGAGCCCTACTGGGAGGCGGTGCGCCAGGTCTACGCTCCCTTCGAATCCGGCATCCCGGGCCCGACGGGCCGGGTATACAAGCACGAAATCCCCGGCGGGCAACTGTCCAACCTGCGCACGCAGGCCGTCGCACTGGGCCTGGGGGACCGCTTCGAGCTCATTGAGGACACCTACGCCGGGGTCAACGAGATCCTCGGCCGCCCCACCAAGGTCACCCCGTCGTCTAAGGTCGTCGGCGACCTCGCCCTGCACCTAGTGGGGGTGGGCGTGGACCCCCAGACGTTCGCGGAAAACCCGCGCAAGTTCGACATCCCCGATTCCGTCATCGGCTTCCTCCAAGGCGAGCTCGGCACCCCGCCCGGCGGGTGGCCGCTGCTGCGAGACAAGGCGCTGGCGGACCGCCAGGTGATCAACCGCACCGTCGAGGTGCCCGCCGAGCTCGCGGCCGATTTGGACTCCGCTGATGCGCAGGTGCGCCGCGCGGCGCTGAACAAGCTGCTCTTCCCGAAGCAGTACGAGGAATACCTCGAGCACCGCCGCACCTTCGGCATCACCGACCAGCTCTCCGATAAGACGTTCTTCTACGGGTTAGTCGAGGGTGAGGAGAACCTCATCTACTACGGCGAGGTCGGCGAGGATAAGACGCCGCTGGTCGTGCGCCTCGAGGCGATCGGTGACGTCGACGACAAGGGGATGCGCCAGGTCATCCTCACCGTTAACGGGCAGGTCCGCCCGCTGCGCGTGCGCGACGAGTCCGCGGAGTCCTCCGTTGCTGAGGTGGAAAAGGCCGATAGCTCCAACCCGGGCCACGTCGCCGCGCCGTTTGCCGGCGTCGTGACTGTCACGGTGGGGGTGGGCGATGAAGTCTCCGAGGGAGATCAGGTCGCCTCCATCGAAGCGATGAAAATGGAGGCGGCGATCTCGGCGCCGCGCTCCGGTGTGGTCGAGCGGGTCGCCCTCAAGCAGGCGACAAAGGTTGAGGGCGGCGACCTCGTCCTTGTCATCTCATGA